The DNA segment GCGACCTACGATCTACAGCCGGAAATGAGTTCCGCAGAACTGACCGAAAAACTGGTTGCGGCTATCGGGAGCGGCAAGTACGACACCATCATCTGTAACTACCCGAACGGTGATATGGTCGGTCACACTGGCGTGATGGAAGCAGCAGTTAAAGCGGTTGAAGCGCTGGATCACTGCGTTGAGCAGGTTGCTAAAGCGGTTGAGTCCGTTGGTGGCCAACTGCTGATCACCGCAGACCACGGCAACGCCGAGCAGATGCGCGATCCATCCACCGGCCAGGCGCACACCGCGCATACCAACCTGCCGGTTCCGCTGATTTATGTCGGCGCGAAAAGCGTAAAAGCGGTCGAAGGCGGCAAACTTTCTGATATCGCACCGACGATGTTGACGCTGATGGGTATGGAAATCCCGAAAGAGATGACTGGTAAGCCGCTGTTCATCGTGGAATAATCCTTCCCCATGAGGGGAAAGGCGTTTAATTCCATTACACGGGCCGTGAAACCACGCAGGTTTTCAGTCAGGCCCATGATTTACGCCAGCGTGTTGAGCGCTGGCGTATTGTTGTGCGCCTTTTCCGCCCATGCGGATGACCGCGATCAGCTCAAATCCATCCAGGCGGATATCGCCGCCAAAGAGCGCGCCGTACGCCAGCAACAGCAGCAACGTTCCAGTTTGCTCGCACAGCTCAAAACGCAGGAAGAGGCCATCTCCGCCGCCGCGCGTAAACTGCGTGAAACCCAGAATACCCTTGCCCAGTTGAATAAGCAGATCGACGCAATGAACGCGTCTATCGCGAAGCTGGAACAACAAAAAGCCATTCAGGAACGCAGCCTTGCCGCGCAGCTGGATGCGGCGTTTCGCCAGGGCGAGCATACGGGGATTCAGCTCATTCTTAGCGGTGAAGAGAGCCAGCGCGGGCAGCGTTTGCAGGCCTATTTCGGTTATCTGAACCAGGCGCGCCAGGACACCATTGCCGAACTGAAACAGACGCGTGAAGAGGTGGCGTCTCAGAAAGCGGCGCTGGAAGAGAAACAGAGCCAGCAACAGACGCTGCTGTATGAACAGCGCGCCCAACAGGCGAAGCTGGAGCAGGCGCGTAATGAGCGTCAGAAAACGATCGCCGGTCTTGAGTCGTCAATCCAGCAGGGACAACAGCAGTTAAGTGAATTGCGGGCGAACGAATCCCGCCTGCGCAACAGCATCGCGCGCGCAGAGGCGGCCGCCAAAGCCCGGGCGGAGCGAGAAGCCCGCGAAGCGCAGGCGGTGCGCAATCGTCAGCAGGAAGCCACCCGCAAAGGCACAACCTACAAACCAACCGAAAGCGAAAAATCGTTGATGTCCCGTACCGGCGGTCTGGGTTCACCGCGCGGTCAGGCATTCTGGCCCGTTCGCGGCCCAACGCTGCATCGTTATGGCGAACAGCTGCAAGGTGAGCTACGTTGGAAAGGGATGGTTATCGGTGCGTCTGAAGGTACTGAAGTCAAAGCAATTGCGGACGGCAGGGTGATTCTGGCGGACTGGTTGCAGGGCTACGGTCTGGTCGTCGTCGTGGAGCACGGTAAAGGCGATATGAGCCTTTATGGGTATAACCAGAGCGCACTGGTCAGCGTTGGCACACAGGTTCGCGCAGGCCAGCCTATTG comes from the Citrobacter koseri ATCC BAA-895 genome and includes:
- the envC gene encoding murein hydrolase activator EnvC, which gives rise to MTRAVKPRRFSVRPMIYASVLSAGVLLCAFSAHADDRDQLKSIQADIAAKERAVRQQQQQRSSLLAQLKTQEEAISAAARKLRETQNTLAQLNKQIDAMNASIAKLEQQKAIQERSLAAQLDAAFRQGEHTGIQLILSGEESQRGQRLQAYFGYLNQARQDTIAELKQTREEVASQKAALEEKQSQQQTLLYEQRAQQAKLEQARNERQKTIAGLESSIQQGQQQLSELRANESRLRNSIARAEAAAKARAEREAREAQAVRNRQQEATRKGTTYKPTESEKSLMSRTGGLGSPRGQAFWPVRGPTLHRYGEQLQGELRWKGMVIGASEGTEVKAIADGRVILADWLQGYGLVVVVEHGKGDMSLYGYNQSALVSVGTQVRAGQPIALVGSSGGQGRPSLYFEIRRQGQAVNPQPWLGR